From the genome of Mesorhizobium japonicum MAFF 303099, one region includes:
- a CDS encoding ATP-binding protein — protein MATTELEGPGPDGLSARAKRTLKAVPRIWNRFWRLVSLYMPKRLYARSLIIVIAPMILLQSVVAFVFMERHWATVTQRLSQATVRDIAAIIDLIETYPHDADYANVIRIAQDRMQLKVDLLPPDPLPPPGPKPFFSILDDVLSSEITRQINRPFWIDTVGNSNIVEVRVQLENKVLRVFVRRSQAYASNTHIFLIWMVGTSLVLLMIAIPFLRNQIRPILTLAEAAESFGKGRPMPRDFRPRGAEEVRRAGFAFIQMRERIERQIDQRTAMLTGVSHDLRTILTRFKLQLALAGGKTETKAALNQDIDDMQSMLEGYLAFARGEASEDPGRFDLEAYFQKLSDEAALRKCKLSTTLSGDPTVHVRPNAFARLLSNVIGNAFRYAKTVEVSADHGRGSLVVTIDDNGPGIPADRREDVFKPFVRLDEARNLDASGTGLGLSIARDIARSHGGDITLGDSPLGGLRAVIKVPA, from the coding sequence ATGGCAACGACGGAACTGGAAGGGCCGGGACCTGACGGCTTGAGCGCACGCGCCAAGCGAACGCTCAAGGCGGTGCCGCGCATCTGGAACCGGTTCTGGCGCCTCGTTTCTCTCTACATGCCCAAGCGCCTTTACGCGCGCTCGCTGATCATCGTCATCGCGCCGATGATCCTGCTGCAATCGGTGGTCGCTTTCGTCTTCATGGAGCGCCATTGGGCAACGGTGACGCAGCGCCTGTCGCAGGCCACCGTGCGCGACATCGCCGCCATCATCGACCTGATCGAGACCTACCCGCACGACGCCGACTACGCCAACGTCATCCGCATCGCCCAGGACCGCATGCAGCTGAAGGTCGATCTGCTGCCGCCGGATCCCTTGCCGCCGCCCGGTCCCAAACCGTTCTTCTCGATCCTCGACGATGTTCTCTCCTCGGAGATCACCCGCCAGATCAACCGGCCGTTCTGGATCGACACGGTCGGCAATTCCAACATCGTCGAGGTGCGCGTCCAGCTCGAGAACAAGGTGCTGCGCGTCTTCGTGCGCCGTAGCCAGGCCTATGCCTCCAACACCCACATCTTCCTGATCTGGATGGTCGGCACCTCGCTGGTGCTGCTGATGATCGCCATCCCCTTCCTGCGCAACCAGATCCGGCCGATCCTAACGCTTGCCGAGGCCGCCGAAAGCTTCGGCAAGGGCCGGCCGATGCCGCGCGATTTTCGCCCGCGCGGCGCCGAAGAGGTGCGCCGCGCCGGCTTTGCCTTCATCCAGATGCGCGAGCGCATCGAGCGCCAGATCGACCAGCGCACCGCCATGCTGACGGGCGTCAGCCATGATCTCAGGACCATCCTCACCCGCTTCAAGCTGCAGCTGGCGCTGGCCGGCGGCAAAACCGAGACCAAGGCGGCGCTCAACCAGGATATCGACGACATGCAGTCGATGCTGGAAGGCTATCTGGCCTTTGCCCGCGGCGAAGCCTCGGAGGACCCGGGACGTTTCGATCTCGAAGCCTATTTCCAGAAGCTCAGCGACGAAGCCGCCTTGCGCAAATGCAAGCTGTCGACGACGCTTTCCGGCGATCCGACCGTGCATGTGCGGCCGAATGCCTTCGCACGGCTGTTGTCCAACGTCATCGGCAACGCCTTCCGCTATGCCAAGACGGTGGAAGTCAGCGCCGATCATGGCCGTGGCTCGCTCGTGGTCACCATCGACGACAACGGTCCCGGCATTCCGGCCGACAGGCGCGAGGACGTGTTCAAGCCCTTCGTGCGGCTCGACGAAGCCCGCAACCTCGATGCCAGCGGCACCGGGCTCGGCCTGTCGATCGCCCGCGACATCGCCCGCAGCCATGGCGGCGACATCACCCTCGGCGACAGCCCGCTCGGCGGCCTGCGCGCGGTGATCAAGGTTCCAGCCTAG